One Bythopirellula goksoeyrii genomic window, TGAACTTGGTAAGGATGGGCTTACTGCGACTGAAATCGAAGATGCCGTCAGCCGTGCCGCAGTGGTCGATAGTATGTTCCAATCTCTTGCCGACGGCTCTAAAACACCGGTCGTTGGAATTGTACTTTCGGGCGAGGGTAGTGACGGAACGCTGGGACTCAAAGCTATCAGCGATGCAGGTGGCATGACGATTGCGCAAGATCCGGATACCGCAGCGCATGATGAGATGCCACGCAGTGCTGCACTTACCGCCCATGCGGATCATGTTGTACAGCCAAGGCAAATGCCTGCATTGCTGGAAGAGTATGTAAGTCACCTTGTGAAGATGCGACGTGCTGCCGGCGAGCAGACTCAGCGCGAGGAAATAGAATCCGAACTGCCTCGTATTTGCGACGCGTTGCTTGAAGTGACAGAACATGATTTCCGGCACTACAAAACCAATACTCTGGTGCGTCGTGTTGCACGAAGAATGCGAGTACTTCGGTTGACAGACGCTACGGGTTACCTCAATCGGTTGCGGGAAGATCGCGAAGAGGTTCGCTCACTTTTTTTTGACCTGCTTATCAGCGTGACAGCTTTTTTCCGCGACCCTGATACATTCGCCACATTGGCCAATCAAGTTATTCCCAATTTGGTCGAACATTCGAAAAACGATCAATCGATTCGCATCTGGGTGCCAGCCTGTGCTACGGGTGAGGAAGCGTACACCCTGGCCATCTTGCTTCGTGAAGCTCTCGACAGCCATGAATCTGAAGTGGAAGTTCAGATATTCGCCACGGATATCGACCCCCGGGCACTCAATGTTGCCCGCTCGGGAACCTATCCCCTTTCCATTGCTGAACAACTATCAGAACGACGTCTCAAACGCTTTTTCACTCGAAAGGGCGAACATTTTATACTCACCAAAGAAATCCGGGATATGTGTGTATTCTCGGTGCACAACCTGATCAGTGACCCTCCATTCTCTCAAATGGATCTTATCTCCTGCAGAAATCTTTTGATCTACTTGGGGCAACCTTTGCAATTGAAACTGATTCCACTCCTTCACTATTCCTTGCGACCGGGAGGCTATCTGCTGCTAGGCTCCTCTGAAAGCCTGAACGAACATACGGAGATTTTTCACCCGATTGACCAACAGCATCGTATTTCGCAACGCAGACCGGGGCCTGCAAAACCAGGACTTTTCTTTTCATCCAGAGACAACGTCCGTAGATTTTCGACTCGTCCAAGTACATCCAATGACACCGACCTCCATCAAATAGCACAGCGGATTGTTCTGGACGAATTCGCTCCAAGATATGCAGTAGTCAATGAAGAGGCTCAAATAGTTTCTTCTTCTCCCGGCTTAGAACGCTTTCTCGAATTCCCTGAGGGATCTTATCAAAACAACATTATTCGTTTAGCGAAACCTGGACTTCGCAGCGGCTTAAGGGCTACTCTGCGAGAAGCTCAAGAATCGCTGCGCACAATTTCTCGTAGCAATTTGACGCTTCAAGCGGGAGACTCTATCCAGAGGGCGAAAATTGTTGTGCAGCCCATGCCTGAGATAGGAGAACAAACAGGGCTGTTTATGGTCGTATTTCACGACAATGGTACATTCAGCAGCCCAACGTCATCCGATACCTCGCCCAAAGAAGCGGACTCTGAGCACACCATTACCGAATTGGAACGCGAACTTGACCAGACCCGCCACGACTTGGAAACTTCTATTCGGGAACTGGTCAACTCCAACGAGGAACTTAAGTCATCGAATGAGGAATTGATTTCATTCAATGAAGAGCTACACTCGGCGAACGAGGAACTAAAAACCTCAAAAGAAGAAGTGCAAGCCGGAATAGAGGCTTTGGCTCGCTCTCGAAACGATCAGGAGAATCTACTTCATGGCACCAAGATAGCTACCATTTTCTTGGATTCGCAGGGGCACGTTCGAAGTTTTACACCATCAATCCAGGATATTTACAACCTCAAGGAAGGCGATATTGGTCGCCCCTTGAGTGATATCACCCACACTGCCGTTCAAATGCCCCCCCTACCCTCGGGTGAATCACCTCACGAGAGTGAACAGTCACAACGAGATGAGTTTCAAACTAAGAACGATCATTGGTACTTGCGGCGAGTCTTGCCTTATAAGCAAGAGGACCGTCCTGCAGGTCATATCCTTACTTTTGTTGACATCTCTGAGCAGAAACGTGCGGAGATTCGGCTGGCTCTCGCGCACGGCATCACGCAGTTGTTGGCAGTCGCAGAATCCATCGAGGATGTGATACCTGATATTCTCGAAGCGATCCGAAACAATCTGGACTCGGACTTGTGTGCTCTTTGGTTGATCGATACAGATACGGGGTCATTGTTCTGCACCGAATTGGCAAGTCGGGACAATACGCCGCGACTCGAGAACTTTATTCAGTCCACACTCAATCTTCGTTTGAAACGTGGTGAGGGTTTGGCTGGACGTGTCTGGGAGAGCAAAGAAGCTCTTTGGTTCGACATTAATAGTGAAGACCAATGGTTCCACCGTTGTCTTGAAGCGCGCGAGAGTGGCATCTTATCTGGATTGGCCATTCCAATACTGTCCGGTAGGCGCTTTCAGGGTGCCATCGAGATTTTTGCCAACCGCGTACTACGTCACGAGCAATCGAAGCTTGACATGCTGCGGGAAATTGGTCATGAGATTGGTCAGTTTATCCTGCGAAACCGAATCGAGGCTCAGTTCCGCGACCAGGAAGCTCGCAAGTCAGCGATTCTGGAAGCTTCTTTGGACGCGATTATCACGATGGATTTCCAAGGAAAGATTATCGATTTCAACGTTGCGGCAGAAACCATCTTCGACATCGCCCGTGAGAAGGTCATCGGTCAGCCACTAGCAACCGTAGTTATCCCGCCCGAACTGCGGGAGGCCTACCATCAAGGACTTAAACGATATTTAGAAACTGGCGAAACTGCTGTACTTGGAAAACGCATCGAGCTCACAGCGCTGCGCAGTGATGACACGCAATTTCCAGTGGAATTGTCGATAAGTGTTTCGCACACTCCGGATGGTGTGCCATTCTTTACGGGGTACCTGAGAGACATAACCAAACGCAAACAAGCAGAAGACGCTCTACGAGATTCTGAAGGACGCGCTAGTGCGCTTGTCGCTGCTTCATCGCAAATGGTTTGGACTACTAACGCTGAAGGCAAAGTAGTAGAAGACTCCCCAACCTGGCGTGCTTTTACTGGACAGACCTTTGAAGAGTTTCGTGAAGACGGTTGGACTAACATATTGCATCCCGACGAACGCGAACAGGTATTTGCCGCCTGGAAAGCCTGCGCCGAATCCTTGGAGCCTTGGAATTATGAATATCGTGTACGGCATGTTAGTGGTGAATGGCGTTGGACGGCGGTACGCGGTGTGCCCCAACTGCGGCCCGATGGGAGTGTTCTGCGTTGGGTAGGGATGAATACAGACATCACTGAACAAAAGCAATTGCAGCTCTCATTAGCTGAGAATGAGCAGCGGCTACTCGAGAACCAGGAAAAATTAGTTTCGATTCTTCAAGAAACGGCAGCTTCCAATGCGAAACTTCAGGTCTTATTCGATCAGAGTTTTTACTTCGCAGCCATCCTTGATCTCGAAGGTAACCTTACAGAAATCAATGACACGGCACTCACACTGTGTGGTTACAAACGTGAAGAAGTCTTAGGGCGTCCGTTTTGGCAAACTCCCTGGTGGTCTGGATCTAGTCATGTGCAAGAAACCATCAAGCGAGCGGTCGAAAGAGCCATCAAAGGCAACTTTTTTCGCTCGGAACTTCCCTATTGGCTAAGCGATGGTACACAAAGGATTGCCGACTTTGTGCTAACACCTGCTTTGAATGAAGACGGTGAAGTGATCTTTATTGTGCCAACGGGCCAGGATATCACGGAGCGTAAACAGGCTGAGCGAGTCGAAAAGCAAAGGACGGAAGTTGAACATTTTCTCAGTGAAGCATCGACGGTCCTGAGTTCTTCCTTGGACCTCGATGAGACGCTAGCCAAGGTTACGCAGTTGTGTGTTCCTGCGCTATCTGACTGGGCATTCCTCGACCTGCTTGATGAGACCGGCGAAGTCCGCCGCGTCAAGGTTTCCCACGCTGATCCGACTCTAGACGAGCTGGCAGAGCGAGTTGCCAAATTTCCTGCGAAGCCTGATGCCTTAGAGCATCCTCCCGCCAAAGGCTTATTTGCTGGAGACGCTTTCGTGATTCCTGATTTCACTGAAGAAATGCTCGAAAAGGCTGCCCACAATGAGGAGCATAAAAACGTAATTCGCACGGTTGCTCCCAGGTCCTTTCTTGTGGTACCGCTAGTTACCCGAGGGAAGCCCTCCGGAGCGTTGACTCTGCTAATGACGGATCACTCGGGACGTAGATACGGCGAGAAAGATCTCAAGGTTGCTAAGGAATTGGCACGCCGTGCGGCAACCGCAATTGATAATTCGAAGCTCTATGAAGCAGGACGCCAAGCAAATATCGCGAAGAGCGAGTTTCTGGCCAACATGAGCCATGAAATCCGCACACCAATGACCGCGATTTTGGGTTATGCCGATCTATTGGCTGCTCGGGAGGACGATCGGGAAAAATCAAACTTCCTTCAGGTAATAAAAAGGAACGGGATATTCCTATTGGATATTATCAACGACATTCTAG contains:
- a CDS encoding PAS domain S-box protein yields the protein MPKYSASKTTPNSPPPLALVGMGSAAGGLEALEQFFAAMPGDLGLAIVIIQHLATDGSIDLAELVGRISPLPVRQLNAKPVLPEPDHVYVAGEQCQVELGKDGLTATEIEDAVSRAAVVDSMFQSLADGSKTPVVGIVLSGEGSDGTLGLKAISDAGGMTIAQDPDTAAHDEMPRSAALTAHADHVVQPRQMPALLEEYVSHLVKMRRAAGEQTQREEIESELPRICDALLEVTEHDFRHYKTNTLVRRVARRMRVLRLTDATGYLNRLREDREEVRSLFFDLLISVTAFFRDPDTFATLANQVIPNLVEHSKNDQSIRIWVPACATGEEAYTLAILLREALDSHESEVEVQIFATDIDPRALNVARSGTYPLSIAEQLSERRLKRFFTRKGEHFILTKEIRDMCVFSVHNLISDPPFSQMDLISCRNLLIYLGQPLQLKLIPLLHYSLRPGGYLLLGSSESLNEHTEIFHPIDQQHRISQRRPGPAKPGLFFSSRDNVRRFSTRPSTSNDTDLHQIAQRIVLDEFAPRYAVVNEEAQIVSSSPGLERFLEFPEGSYQNNIIRLAKPGLRSGLRATLREAQESLRTISRSNLTLQAGDSIQRAKIVVQPMPEIGEQTGLFMVVFHDNGTFSSPTSSDTSPKEADSEHTITELERELDQTRHDLETSIRELVNSNEELKSSNEELISFNEELHSANEELKTSKEEVQAGIEALARSRNDQENLLHGTKIATIFLDSQGHVRSFTPSIQDIYNLKEGDIGRPLSDITHTAVQMPPLPSGESPHESEQSQRDEFQTKNDHWYLRRVLPYKQEDRPAGHILTFVDISEQKRAEIRLALAHGITQLLAVAESIEDVIPDILEAIRNNLDSDLCALWLIDTDTGSLFCTELASRDNTPRLENFIQSTLNLRLKRGEGLAGRVWESKEALWFDINSEDQWFHRCLEARESGILSGLAIPILSGRRFQGAIEIFANRVLRHEQSKLDMLREIGHEIGQFILRNRIEAQFRDQEARKSAILEASLDAIITMDFQGKIIDFNVAAETIFDIAREKVIGQPLATVVIPPELREAYHQGLKRYLETGETAVLGKRIELTALRSDDTQFPVELSISVSHTPDGVPFFTGYLRDITKRKQAEDALRDSEGRASALVAASSQMVWTTNAEGKVVEDSPTWRAFTGQTFEEFREDGWTNILHPDEREQVFAAWKACAESLEPWNYEYRVRHVSGEWRWTAVRGVPQLRPDGSVLRWVGMNTDITEQKQLQLSLAENEQRLLENQEKLVSILQETAASNAKLQVLFDQSFYFAAILDLEGNLTEINDTALTLCGYKREEVLGRPFWQTPWWSGSSHVQETIKRAVERAIKGNFFRSELPYWLSDGTQRIADFVLTPALNEDGEVIFIVPTGQDITERKQAERVEKQRTEVEHFLSEASTVLSSSLDLDETLAKVTQLCVPALSDWAFLDLLDETGEVRRVKVSHADPTLDELAERVAKFPAKPDALEHPPAKGLFAGDAFVIPDFTEEMLEKAAHNEEHKNVIRTVAPRSFLVVPLVTRGKPSGALTLLMTDHSGRRYGEKDLKVAKELARRAATAIDNSKLYEAGRQANIAKSEFLANMSHEIRTPMTAILGYADLLAAREDDREKSNFLQVIKRNGIFLLDIINDILDLSKIEAGKLEVSREKFAPQQVVADVRSTMDVRAREKRLEFKVEYVGKLPAKIESDPKRLRQILINLVGNAIKFTEKGSVRLAVRYLDDLPDPHLRFDVTDTGVGIAKEQLDSLFESFSQGDASVTRRFGGTGLGLAISQRLAHMMGGEINVTSTLGEGSTFTCTIQTGNIQTESFHDTPAEHKELEEVSPLASPQRLSCRVLVVDDRRDVRFLTRRILTDAGAEIAQAEDGLHALEMLEQSTSQGKPWDLILLDMQMPRMDGYQAAARMREIGFEGPIIALTADAMHGDMQQCLESGCNAYLSKPIDTQQLLNVVTHFTNQQNEQDVVSPRVLIVDDSKDACTATQELLMMRGFDVETAFDGASALSVAESFVPQAIVLDISLPDMSGFEILSRLKEMPQLSTTRFYALTGDGRSDDPRHWQQAGFHHHMTKPTDLDLLEELLRSSEENRTE